The Sabethes cyaneus chromosome 1, idSabCyanKW18_F2, whole genome shotgun sequence DNA segment GCTCTTCGGTGTCAGTACCAAGTCGACCAGCTTTCCGCCGTCACGCCGAACCCGCACGGGAACGGTTTTATTCTCGCAATTTCGCACGACAACGGCGATCTGTCCCAGATCGCGAAAATTTCCTGCATTAACCGTTCCAAACTCGATGATTTCATCCCGCAAAGCAATtccctaaaaattaaaaaatactcTTAAAAGGTCCTCCGGACCTAAACGAAAAAAGCAAACTTACCGCTTCCTGTGCGGGAGACCCCTCACTAACGACGTTCACTTTGGCGATCGGTTTAACTGGCCGCGTGGCCGCCACTTGGCGGCTACCTCCGGCGCCATTTTCCGCCTCCAACGGCGGTATCGACTGCAGTTTGGTCGAGCCGGGATGTTCCTGCCGCTGGGCGGCCGTTTCGCCGTGCACCGTGTGCAAACCGTGCTCGATCTGCTTCATCAGAGCCTTAAGGTCATTCTGGAGGCAGATGATTTGATGGCGAGCCTGTCGGACCTGGTGCACGTCGATGTCGTTCCGCGGGTAACCGTCGCCGTCCACCAGCGGGTCGTCCATGCCGACGCGATTCTGAACACGGGAGATGAACTGAATGACGAAGCTTTTTTTTAGGTTTTTCTTGTTAAGAACTTACTGCCTGCAGGATTTTTCCTTGGTCGTTGATTTTGGCCTCGATGGAGTCTTTCTGTTTGATCAACTCCAAAACGGCATCGCGAGAAGTCGTCGAGGGCACAACCATTGCTAAGAACGATTTGGCTCTTGGTCTTAAAAAGAATTTAGAATTTGTTTTGGTCAAATAGAAAGACGCGCAAAAACACGAGCACAGAGTATAATGCAAGACGAATGATAAGCACAATTTTGACAGTAACTTGTTACAAAACAATGTTTCGTAAATATTTACGTTGCATGGAGTTTATTTTGTTGCACGTTGGAACTATGAAGAACAAAGTATTATGTCACGCCAAATTGTTGCTCCGTTCCCACGGTTCCCACACGTGCTTTCGTGGTAAAAGGACATTCGGGCGGTCGGTAAGACCGGTAAGACTGCCAACTGGAAAACACGTGTTTTAATAGGCGATAATGTTACCGCCCGGTTAGTAAACGGAAACCCGTACCTGTACATAGTTCggacactttcatttgattttgctgggtaagtgtccaaattatgtagagctgctgttggggtccaaaatacgttggttaccttACTACCTACTACCGTTTCGATGCTACACGGAAGTGTCCCCGTTATTTTTCCGCGTTAGTTCCCGATCTACAATTGACCACCAAATGCAACAGCCACCACCAaatacgcgcgcgtactggataaagctctgccttcctctgtggagctagatgtttcgaccctcgaaaccggatggagtatgatacttacttacttaattggcctaacgtcttacgacaaggcttccatctgtttcggtccatggtaactgatctccagttccgtgggcacccagtgctcgccagatctcgctccacttggtcttgccacctcgctcgctgtgcccctcttcgtcttgttcctaccggatttgatgcgaaaaccatttttgcaggatagttgtccggcattctagcaacatgtcctgcccaacgtatccgtccagctttaaccacttgctgaatacttggttcgccgt contains these protein-coding regions:
- the LOC128741734 gene encoding 26S proteasome non-ATPase regulatory subunit 9 — its product is MVVPSTTSRDAVLELIKQKDSIEAKINDQGKILQANRVGMDDPLVDGDGYPRNDIDVHQVRQARHQIICLQNDLKALMKQIEHGLHTVHGETAAQRQEHPGSTKLQSIPPLEAENGAGGSRQVAATRPVKPIAKVNVVSEGSPAQEAGIALRDEIIEFGTVNAGNFRDLGQIAVVVRNCENKTVPVRVRRDGGKLVDLVLTPKSWSGRGLLGCNIVPME